The following are from one region of the Penaeus monodon isolate SGIC_2016 chromosome 19, NSTDA_Pmon_1, whole genome shotgun sequence genome:
- the LOC119585460 gene encoding putative defense protein 1 — MNRRLPLSFPVYVTLLSWACITYGFPNGAPYTMCGYYVPSHNTPKPRSNEDSPYHLLVSAEYFDFREDGRDRVVVNVTSKTENVPFKGFVVAAYDGSGKPYGKWDSNPNAHQVPRCKKPAMTHNEASPKREASLVWRPPEGEHREWGWVQFRATVVKDMNNFWAELPHIVAKEGV, encoded by the exons ATGAACAgacgtcttcctctctccttccccgtctaCGTAACTCTCCTGTCGTGG GCCTGTATAACCTACGGGTTTCCGAACGGCGCACCTTATACGATGTGTGGCTACTACGTCCCTTCCCACAACACGCCTAAGCCTCGGTCAAACGAAGACTCTCCGTACCATCTGTTGGTTTCTGCGGAGTATTTCGATTTCAGGGAAGATGGACGCGACCGTGTTGTAG TGAACGTAACGAGCAAGACAGAAAATGTTCCTTTTAAGGGCTTTGTGGTGGCCGCCTACGATGGTTCAGGGAAACCTTATGGAAAATGGGATTCCAACCCTAATGCGCATCAG GTTCCGCGCTGCAAGAAGCCGGCCATGACACACAACGAGGCGTCACCCAAACGCGAGGCCTCTCTGGTTTGGCGCCCGCCGGAGGGAGAgcacagggagtgggggtgggtacAGTTTAG AGCAACTGTAGTGAAGGACATGAATAATTTCTGGGCTGAGCTACCCCACATTGTAGCTAAGGAAGGAGTGTGA